DNA from Planctomycetota bacterium:
TTGTACGCCTCGCCGTCACGGCCGCTGGCGAGCACCTTGAAGTAACCGACGACGGCGTCCGAGACGTAGCAGAACGTCCGCGTGGCCGTGCCGTCACTGAGCATTTCAATGTCTCGACCGGCGAGCACGTCGCGGGCGAAGTCGCTGACGACGCGGCGATCGTCGAGCTTCAGGCCCGGGCCGTAGTTGTTGAACGGGCGAGCGACCTTGATCGGCAATCCGTGGTGCTTGGCCCAGACGACGCACATGGTTTCGCCGAACCGCTTGGCCTCGTCGTAGCAGGCGCGCGGTCCGGTGCAGGAGACGTTGCCGCGGTAATCCTCGGGTGTCGGGATGATCTCGGGGTCGCCGTAGATCTCGCTGGAGCTGTAGAAGAGGATGCCGCGCGGCTTGGTGGTCTGGCTTGCGGCGCGATCAAGCAGCCGACGCAGCCCGCCGATGTTGGCGTCGATCGTTTCGATCGGCTTGGCGCGGTAGAAGGTCGGCGACGCAATCGATGCGGCGTGGATGACCCAGTCGAGGTCGCCCAGCTCGGCCGGGATGTCGTCGCGAACGTCCCACTTGACGAGCTTGACGCCGTCGGCACTTTCCATCTCGCCGAGCCAGTCGGGCGTGCCGCGGAGGAAGTTGTCGGTGACGGTCAGGTCGATGCGATCGGCCTCGGCAGCCTGCTGGTTCCACGCACCGACGGCGTGCGTCAGGTAGTAGCCGAGGAAGCCGGCTCCGCCCGTGATGAGCAGCTTGCCGCCGGCCATCTTGGCGAACTCGCCGCGAAGGCGATCGAGCATGTAAGCGCGGTCGTCGCGCACGACGTCGGCAGCAGTCAGCATTTGGGGCTCGGCAAGGGACATGGGGAGCGGGAATGGTGCGTCGGAAGTCGTGCGTCGGTTCAGAAGACCTCGACCGTCGGAATCGGGACGACGAACTGGCCGCCCCATTCGCGGATGCCGGCCATCTGGTCGGCGATCTCGTGCCGCAGGTTCCACGGCAGGATGAGCACGTAATCGGGCTTGGCCTGGGCGATCGCGTCGGGGCTCTTGATCGGGATGCGGCTGCCGGGCAAAAAGTTGCCCTGCTTCTTCGGGTTGCGGTCGACGGTGAAGTCGATCATGTCCGTCCCGATGCCGCAGTAGTTGAGGAGCGTGTTGCCCTTGCCGGGCGCGCCATAGGCACACACGCGCTTGCCCTGTCGCTTGGCGTCGATGAGGAACGAGAGCAGCTTGCGCTTCGTCTCACGCACGGTCTCCGCAAAAGCTTCATAGGTCGCGGCGTCCTCGCGGCCGGCAAGGCGATCGAGCTCGAGCTGCTCAGCGACGTTCGGCGTGGTCTCGAACCGGGCGTCGGCTCGGCAGCAGTAGCAGCGAGCACTCCCGCCGTGGGTTTCGGTGAGCTTGACGTCGAACACACGCAGGCCGTGCCGCTCGAAAGCGAGCTTGGCCGTCGAGAACCAAAAGTAGCTCCAGTGCTCGTGGTAGATCGTGTCGAACTGGTTCTCTTCGAGCTGCCGGCGAACGTGCGGGAACTCGACGGTCAGCACGCCCTGCGGCTTGAGCAGTGCGGCGAGACCAGCGATGAAGTCGTTCAGGTCAGGCACGTGGGCCAAGACGTTGTTGGCGGCAACCACGTCAGCTTGGCCGTTGCGATCGGCAAAGTCTTCGCCAGTTGCCTTGCCGAGGAAAAACGACTCGGTCGCGACGCCGTTCTCA
Protein-coding regions in this window:
- a CDS encoding NAD-dependent epimerase/dehydratase family protein, producing the protein MSLAEPQMLTAADVVRDDRAYMLDRLRGEFAKMAGGKLLITGGAGFLGYYLTHAVGAWNQQAAEADRIDLTVTDNFLRGTPDWLGEMESADGVKLVKWDVRDDIPAELGDLDWVIHAASIASPTFYRAKPIETIDANIGGLRRLLDRAASQTTKPRGILFYSSSEIYGDPEIIPTPEDYRGNVSCTGPRACYDEAKRFGETMCVVWAKHHGLPIKVARPFNNYGPGLKLDDRRVVSDFARDVLAGRDIEMLSDGTATRTFCYVSDAVVGYFKVLASGRDGEAYNVGIEEPEVAIGDFARAMADAGRDLFDYAGKVVTAPPPDADYLKDNPNRRCPVMTKAREELSFDPQVGLDEGLRKLLAWYAEHPATDEETV
- a CDS encoding class I SAM-dependent methyltransferase — encoded protein: MSTAMPVQPGLPRLTCRLCSATVTRSFADLGVHPFCQRHVEPKRFYHAEKTYPLHAFACDACRLIQLPDGPDPAEIFSDYAFFSGFSETWKRHADDYAVEMIYRLGLTGESLAVEVASNDGTLLKPFQSRGIPVRGIEPAENVADVANENGVATESFFLGKATGEDFADRNGQADVVAANNVLAHVPDLNDFIAGLAALLKPQGVLTVEFPHVRRQLEENQFDTIYHEHWSYFWFSTAKLAFERHGLRVFDVKLTETHGGSARCYCCRADARFETTPNVAEQLELDRLAGREDAATYEAFAETVRETKRKLLSFLIDAKRQGKRVCAYGAPGKGNTLLNYCGIGTDMIDFTVDRNPKKQGNFLPGSRIPIKSPDAIAQAKPDYVLILPWNLRHEIADQMAGIREWGGQFVVPIPTVEVF